In the Clostridia bacterium genome, one interval contains:
- a CDS encoding 2-oxoacid:acceptor oxidoreductase family protein, which translates to MGMHLNERILIAGVGGQGVLSLGHTIAQAAALEGRWVSWVPSYGAEMRGGVTTCTVVISDTPVLCPVVDSFGSFIALAPQASNLGSLVETTGLVLCDNKYSHLVRLGKDIRTVTIPAGDLGERLSLTRYINMIFLGAYLALQPVVSFTAVELALKDIFGQGEEIASVNQKALLAGKEYIEHNA; encoded by the coding sequence ATGGGAATGCATTTGAATGAGCGGATATTGATAGCTGGCGTGGGCGGGCAGGGAGTCTTATCCTTAGGACATACCATAGCACAAGCTGCGGCCCTGGAGGGACGGTGGGTTAGCTGGGTTCCATCCTATGGAGCCGAGATGCGCGGTGGGGTTACTACTTGTACAGTAGTGATCTCTGATACGCCCGTCCTCTGTCCAGTCGTTGACAGCTTCGGTAGTTTCATAGCTTTGGCTCCTCAAGCCAGCAATTTGGGGTCGTTGGTAGAAACAACTGGTTTGGTGCTCTGCGATAACAAATATTCCCACCTAGTCCGGCTTGGTAAAGACATTCGGACGGTTACAATCCCGGCAGGCGATTTGGGAGAGAGGTTGTCGTTGACACGGTATATAAATATGATTTTTCTAGGCGCATACCTAGCCCTTCAACCTGTTGTTAGCTTTACAGCAGTTGAATTAGCATTAAAGGACATCTTCGGCCAAGGAGAGGAAATTGCTAGCGTTAACCAAAAAGCCCTACTAGCAGGAAAGGAATACATCGAACATAATGCCTAA